CATGGACCATCGCAACACCGTCCTGATCGCCGCGCACAACAGCGCGACCGACCCACGGACAGTCTCCTGTCAGTTCGAGGTCCCGGACGAGACCGCCGTCGATATCGTCGGCCCCGGCGAGTACGAGATCGAAGACGGTCGGATCACGTTCGAACTCGACGCCTGTGCGTACGTCTGGGTCCGGGGCGACAAGCGCGGCGAGCGCGTGCCAGTCGGTGAACCTTGAGGGGACGATGACGACGACGTCGCCCCCTCCAAGAGTTAAGCCGCTTGCTCGCCAAGTCAACTGCAATTGTGATAGAGACACCAGTCGGTCGCCGTTCACACCGACCGTGACGAGCGCCTGTACGCGGCTCGGACGCGAGTCCTTTGACAGCGCCGTTCGGGCCGTCGATCTGCCGGTCGGCCCGGTCGTCTATCACCCCGTTTCCGGCAACCGAGTACACAACTCATGAGTTCGTACCCACTCCTCGATCGATTGCGTCGTCCCGAGTATACCGGGCAGAATCGCTGTCGGCCGTGCACCGTCCTCAATCTCGTGATTATCGCGGCCGTCGGTGTCGTGGTCGCCGTCTGGAACACTTTCGCGGCCGTCCTCGTCGTCGGCGTCGGGCTCGCGCTGCTCGCGCTTCGGGGCTACGTCGTCCCCGGAACGCCGCGGTTCGCGCCGCGGATCGCCGAGCGGCTGCCGTTCGATTTCGGCCACACCGGGCCGCCACGCGAAACCGAGACCCTCTCGGACACGGACGCGGGGACGGACGGCCCGGATTCGGAAGCCGTCCTCGAATCGCTCGTCGAAGCGGGCGTCATCGAGGGTGACGGCGAACAGCTGTTCCTGAACGACGCGTTTCGCGAGGCCTGGACCGACCGCATGGCGACGCTTCGGACCGCCGACGACTCCGAGTTGCTCGCCCGGGTCGAAGCCGCAGCCCCGGCGGATTTCGAGGTTCAGTTGCACGACGATCTCGTGCTCCTGGCTGGCGGTCGAGACGTCTGGGTGCGCCGTGCCGTCGCGATCGCAGAGACCGCTGCGGTCGAGACGCTCGAAGACTGGGAGCTGCCCGAAGCGATCCGAGTCCACGCCGCGCAGCCGTTGCGGAACTTCCTGGAGACGTGTCCGGTCTGTGGCGGCCCGGTGCGGGAGTCGACGCGCAAGAACTGCTGTGGCGGTCCCGGATCAGTGTACGAGAACCCGGAACAGCCGGTCCTCGCGTGTGCGGACTGCGGAACTGTCGTCATCGAGCTCTGAGCTTCAGCCGATACGAACTGTCACTCGTAGCTGACGTCTTCGATGACGATCCGGGTCGCTTCGTAGTCTTCGATCACGGCGCCCCAGCCACCGACTTTGCTAACTCCTTCGTCGGTCTCGACGATGATCGTCGCCTGCCCGCCGAGATACGAGAACAGCGAATCGCGGCCGGCGTCTTCGAGACTCGGATAGTCGATGTCGACGATCTCCCCTTCGAGCGTGACTTCTGCGCCCGATTCGACGTTGATCCCCTGTATGGTTGCGGTGATCGTCGCGCCGTCTTCGAGCAACGGTGCGATGTCGCGGATACAGTTGCGGATGTTGACGTACGTCCGCGGCACGGATTCGCCCTCGTCCGTAAAGAGCGGTTCCGTCGACTCCCAGAGTCCGGCCATAAAAAACCAGTGGAAGACGTAGGCGTGCGTCCGGTCCTCGACGATGATGCCGTAGCGGTTCGTCGAGAGGTTGTGCGGGGCAAAACAGGTCGCGGTCCGATCGACGAGGACGATCAGCGGCATCGGGATCGACCGGTGCCGGACTTCCGTCGCGACCGTTCTGAATTCCGACTCGGGAGGCAGCGAATGATTTGACGAGTCTTCCGCGTATATCGCCAGCCGCACGTGGACCCCGCGGTCGTGTGCGTCCTGTAGGGCGTCCCGAAGCCGGACGTACTGACTCTGGCTGACGGCAACCAGGACCTGATTTTCCGCCGCACGGATCTTCGCCTCCGCCTTGTCCAGGACGGTGTCGATCCGCTTGACCAGACTCACGGTGTGGGAGTCTATCTCCGGGGATTCCCAGAGCCCCTCTATCTCCTTTGCGGCGTCCTCGAACCGCTCGGCGCGCCCACGAAGGTCCTCGAGGACCGATTCGGGGCTGTAAGCTCTGACGTGGAGACTGTCCTGTTCGTACGTCTCGACGTAGCCACGCTGCTCGAGATCTCGGAGCACGTCGTAGATTCGCGGATCGGGAACACCGCTCTTGTCGGCGACATCGGTCGCCGATGCTGATCCCAACTCTAGGACCGTCACGTACGCCTCTGCCTGGTACGGCGAAAGGCCGGCATCCTCGAGTACTGTCGTGAGTGTCGATTCGTTCATTGTCGGTATCGGTGTGTTATCAGCGTTATAAACCGCCCGCTTTCGTATCACTCTACACGGTGCCACGCTGTTGGTCTGGTCGGTTCGCCTCGAATAGTTTGATACCTGTCACCTCCCTCCTCCCTGTGAGAACTTCGGCGCGGCGATTCGGTCGCCACCCTCGCGGCTATTCGTGTGGTCATCGACCGCCCACTCCGCGTCGCTCCCGAAAGGCAGACAGTCCCGACACAGACGCGATAGCTCTCTCTCGTCTGTGCGGAACGTCGTATACCACACCGCGCCGCTGTCCATGTCATGCATATACAACCCACGTTGTAAATATCTTGCCACGGTGTGGTTGCCGCGGGTGAGTGGCTGTTTCTCACTGTGTGTGGAAAAACAGCCAGACAACGGTCGATCTGGCTAATTCAGTTCACGCGATAGACACGTGCTTCGTAGGGGCGAAGCGCGAGAGAGCCGAGGTCGGTTCCCGGGTCGTCGTAGTTGCAGGCCAGGACCGACCGGACGGTATCGGCGTCTCCGAGGGCGACTCGTGAGGGTCGGCCGGCCCAGTTCAGCACGACCAGGATCGTGTCCTCTTCGAGCGTGCGCTCGTAAGCCCACACGCGGGGGTGGTCCTCGGCGAGGAGATCGTAGACGCCGTAGGCGAGCGCCTCCTCGTCGTGGCGAAGGTCGATCAGGTCCTGGTAGTACGACAGAATCGAGTCCTCGCGACCGCGCTGGTCGGCGGCGTTGATCGCCTCGTGGGCCGGATTGATCGGAATCCAGGGCTCGCTCTCGGTGAAACCAGCCTGCTCCCGATCGGACCACTGCATCGGCGTTCGAGCGTTGTCCCGCGACCGGTAGCGCACCACGTCTTGCACGTCCGCGAAGTCCTCGGCGCGGCCCTCCTCGAGGGCGAGTCTGACCCGGTTGGTCGCGTCGGCGTCGCGCATCTCCTCGCGACTGGACCAGGGGTAGTTCGTCATGCCGAGTTCGTCGCCCTGATAGACGAACGGCGTCGCCGGGAACGTCGACAGGAGCGTCGCGAGCATCGTCGCCGACTCGTAGTGATACCGGTCGTCGTTGCCGAAGCGCGAGACGATCCGCGGGGTGTCGTGCGTGCCGAGATAGACCGTGTTCCAGGCGTCGGTCACCTCCAGTTGCTGGACCCATCTCGTCAAGACTTCGCGCATCTCCTCGACTTCCCAGTCGACGATATCCCACCAGCCGTCTTCGCCGTAGTCGAGCAGGGTGTGGCCGTAGTGGTAGGTCATGTTCAGGCCGTCGCCGCTCTCCCCGCAGTAGCGTTTGGCTTCGCGCGGCGAGAGATTCATCCCCTCGCCGACGGTCATGACGTCGTAGTTCGAGATGACCTCGTCGTAGAGGTCGCGGTAGTACTCGTGGATGTTCGGGCCGTCGGCGAACTGATCCATCCCGACCCAGTCGTCTTCGGGGTCACCGTCCGGATAGCCCTCGGGCTTGGACATGATGTTGAACACGTCCAGTCGGAAGCCGTCGATCCCCTTTTCGAGCCAGAACTCGACGACGTCCTGCATCTCCGCCCGGACCTCGGGATTGCGCCAGTTCAGGTCGGGCTGTTTCTCGTGAAAGAGGTGGAGGTACCACGCTTCGCGCACCTCGTCGTACTCCCAGGCAGAGCCGCCGAAGCCGGAGGTCCAGTTGTTCGGTGGTTCCTCGGGGTCGCCGTCGACCCAGTGGTAGTAGTCCTCGTAGCCCTCGACCTCCCGGCGGGACTGCTCGAACCACTCGTGCTCGTCGGAGGTGTGGTTCAGCACCATGTCGAGGATCAGCCGGATGTCCCGGTCGTGGAGTTCCGCGAGCAGGCGCTCGAAGTCGGCCATGTCGCCGAAGTCGTCGAGGATCGAGCGATAGTCGCGGATGTCGTAGCCGTTGTCGGCGTGTGGGGAGTCGTAGGGCGGGGTCAGCCAGACGACGTCGATCCCCAGGTCGTCGAGGTAGTCGACCTTCTCGATGATACCGGGGATGTCACCGATCCCGTCGCCGTCGCTGTCGTTGAAGCTCTGCGGGTAGATCTCGTAGACGACGGCTTCTTTCCACCAGGCTGGTTCGCCGTCGCCGACGGTCGCGCTGTCAGGTTCGATCGTGCGTGGGTTGTCTCGTGGTTCGGGCATAGTGATCTTCTGGTATCGTGCGTTAGTCGTTCTGTCGTGTCCAGACGACTGCCTCGCCGTTGTCGAGCGAGAGGCTGTCGGTGTCGGCCGACTCGACTCCCGGCGACGCGAGTGCGACCTCCCAGCCACTCTCGGGGATCGATTCGTCGAGCGCCGTCGGTTCGACCGTCGTCTCTGGCCCCTCCATGTTGCCGACGAACAGAATTTGCTCGTCGCCGTCCGGTGATTCGCGGAAGCCGTAGTAGACGACCGTCCCGTCGACCGGGTGGACGTAGTCGAACGCCTCCGTACCGTCGACGTCGATGTCTTCGAGCAGCCACGGTCGGTCCTGGCGGAACTCCCGGACGCGGTGCATGAACTCGGCGCGGTCTTCGTCGAGGCTATCGAGCCAATTAGCGAGATTTGCGAACTCGTTGACGTCGGCCATCCAGTGTTCGCCGAAACGTTCCAGATCCTCGGCAGTGACAGTCTCGACGTCCAGCGGCGTACCGAGTGCCTCGACAGTCGCGGCCATGTCCTCGAGTTCCCAGTCGGTCGCTTCACCGACGTCACGCAGAACGTGGACGAAGTGATCGAGATCGTCGCGTTCGTCGATACCCAGATCCTTCAGACGGCGGAAAAAGCGCTCGTCGTCGTACAACTCGGCGGGGACGTGCCAGTCGAGGACGTTGTCCTCTTCGGCGACGACCTTGACGTTCCACAGGTCGTCGGTATCGCGCATGAACGACCAGGGAGCGTGGGCGTTGGCGTTGAGGAAGTCCATCGGCACTCCCGGAAGCAAGCAATGGAGGAGCATGTTCGTCGAGGGCTGATCGTAGGCCTCGTCGATGATCTCCGGTCCATCGTCACCCAGGTAGGGGTTGATCGGGTCCTCTTCCCAGCCTTTCGGCAGGGGTTGCTGGGTCCCCCGGCGGAGCGTGTCGTGATTGGCGACGCCGGTGATCCAGTTCTCGCCGAAGTCCGCGACCTCGAAGACGCGCCACCACTTGCTCGCCCAGAAGGTCAGCAGCGCGGGCTTGTTGTGCGCGAAGGTGATCGGCGACCACTGGAAGGAGTGGGGGTGTTGCTTGATGAGTTCCCGATACGTCGAGGCCAGTTCCCAGTCCCCGCGGGGCCAGGGCCGGCCGTCCTCGTAGATCATCCAGGGGCGGTACTCGGTGCCGCCGACCTCCTGGGTGACCGCGTCCATCTCCGCGAGGAACTCGTCGTCGTGGAACAGTTCGTCCGGCCCGGGGTCGTGGTACTTGAAGTCCTGCGCGCCGTCGACGCGGATGCCGTCCGCGCCGAAGTCCATCTTCCGCCGTTGCAGATCGAGGACGATGGCGCGGACGACCGGATGGAGATAGTCCAGTTCCAGGCCGTACATCCCGGGCCCTTCGATGAACTCCGAGTTGAGCAGTTCGTCCGCGCGACCCTCGGCGTGGCCCAGTGCGATGTCGAAGACGACCCGGATCGGATCGGGGAGGTCGTGGCAGGCCGCGATGAAGTCGACCAGTTCGTGCGGCCGTCCCGTCTCCAGAATCGCGGGATTCGGTGCGGAGAACGCCCTGATGACGATATCGTAGCCCCAGTTTATCAGGTCGGGCTGTTCGGCGATGAGTTCGGCCGTCTCACCGCCCTGTGGGGCGACGCGCTCGCCCTCGACACGCCAGAAGTCGTGGTTGTCGCGGTGCTCGGTGATCGGCTCGATCGGCATCAACTGGATCGCGTCGTAGCCCAGGTGGATGTGCTCGCCAGCGGTGAGCGTTTCGTCCGAGCGGAGTTTTTCGCCGATTCGCTCGTATCGTCGGGCGAGGCCGCCGAGTGACCCGTTCTCCGTGGCCGTCCCGGGGTGGATCTCCACCATGCTCGTCGCGGGGTCGATTCGCGGCAAGCCGTCGTCCTCGTTCGTCGGGATCGGCTCCTCGTCCGTTCCCAGGGTCTGGAAGTATTCGCGGTCGGACCGCTCGGCGTCGAGCGTCTCCAGGTCGATCAGTTCCGCCGGGCCGAACACCCCGAACGGAACTGAGTAGGCCAGCGGGTCCTGGATCGTGTGCCACTCGCCGTCCTGGCGGTAGACCAGCTGGTAGAGGGCGCCGAACTGCTCGCGCGTCCCAGGTTGCATCCCCTCGACGACCGCCCAGTGGTACTCCCCCTCTCGATAGATAGGGAGTCGGTCACGTCGGACTTCGATCGTCTGTTGGTCGACGCCGTCGTCGAACACCTCGACGGATTCGGTCGGCGTCAACACCTCCAGGTACACGTCGTCGTGCGGGACACCGTCTTTGACGATTTCGGGCGTCCAGAAACCGATCTCGGCTACCCCGTCTCTGTAGTGTGCGCCCAGCCGGGAGACGATCTCTTTGGCCACCTCGAAATCGTCGTCGTGCTTCTCCCGGCGCTGTCGATGCCACTCGCAGAGGTCTTCGGTCGGTCCGGTTAGTAGTTGAATGTGTTCTGCCACGAATATACAACTCCTGTTGTAACACTATTCTCCGTCCATCCTAAAAACACCTCGTGTGTTCGACGACACACGGACTATTCCTGATGAAATCCGTGGTAGGCGACCTCTCAGACGATCCTGTGCGTGATCGCCTGCTCGCTGGCCGAATCGAAGAGGTGGACGTTATCCTGGTCGAAAACGACCTCGATGTCCTGGCCCTCTTCGACCGGAGTCTGCGGGTCCAGACTGAGGAGGAGTTGTCCCTCCCCGCGGCCTTCAGCGCTGGCCTCGACGTCCGAGCCGAGTACCAGATACGAGAAGACCTCGTCGCCCATCGGCTCGAGGACGTCCACTTTCGCCGTGATCGTGTTCGACGGTCTCGTCGCCTCGGACCGGTTCCGTTCGAGGTAGACGTCTTCGGGGCGGATACCCAGCACGATGTCCTGTCCGACATCGACGTCGTTGGCGTCGGGATCGAACTCCATCTGGATGTACTCCGAGTCGAACCCGTCTTCGGCTCCCTCGCCGTGGAAGAAGTTCATCGCAGGCGACCCGATGAACCGGGCCACGAACAGGTTGTCCGGCGTGTTGTAACAGGTCAGTGGCGGATCGACCTGCTGGAGATTCCCGTTGTTGATGACGGCGATGCGATCGGACATCGTCATCGCCTGGGCCTGGTCGTGGGTGACGTAGATGATCGTCGTGTCCAGTTCCCGGTGGAGTCGCTGGAGCTGGGTGCGCATGTGGATGCGCAACTCGGCGTCCAGATTCGCCAGCGGTTCGTCCATCAGGAACACGTCGGGTTCGCGGACGATCGCGCGTGCGATGGCGACGCGCTGGCGCTGCCCACCGGACATCTCCGAGGGCATGCGGTCCATCATTCCTTCGAGCTGGACGATCTCGGCCGCGCGATCGACGCGCTTTTCGATCTCTGTCTGATCGTACTTTCGGAGTCGAAGCCCGAAGGAGATGTTGTCGTAGACGTCCATGTGCGGGAACAGCGCGATGTTCTGGAAGACCATCGCGATCCCGCGATCCTTCGGTGGCTTGTTCGTGACGTCTCGATCGCCGATGTACACCGAGCCTTCGGTCGGCTGGGTCAGCCCGGCGATCGTCTGCATCGTCGTCGACTTACCACACCCCGAGGGACCGACGAGTGTGAGGAACTCGCTGTCT
The Halapricum salinum genome window above contains:
- the gghA gene encoding glucosylglycerol hydrolase, whose translation is MAEHIQLLTGPTEDLCEWHRQRREKHDDDFEVAKEIVSRLGAHYRDGVAEIGFWTPEIVKDGVPHDDVYLEVLTPTESVEVFDDGVDQQTIEVRRDRLPIYREGEYHWAVVEGMQPGTREQFGALYQLVYRQDGEWHTIQDPLAYSVPFGVFGPAELIDLETLDAERSDREYFQTLGTDEEPIPTNEDDGLPRIDPATSMVEIHPGTATENGSLGGLARRYERIGEKLRSDETLTAGEHIHLGYDAIQLMPIEPITEHRDNHDFWRVEGERVAPQGGETAELIAEQPDLINWGYDIVIRAFSAPNPAILETGRPHELVDFIAACHDLPDPIRVVFDIALGHAEGRADELLNSEFIEGPGMYGLELDYLHPVVRAIVLDLQRRKMDFGADGIRVDGAQDFKYHDPGPDELFHDDEFLAEMDAVTQEVGGTEYRPWMIYEDGRPWPRGDWELASTYRELIKQHPHSFQWSPITFAHNKPALLTFWASKWWRVFEVADFGENWITGVANHDTLRRGTQQPLPKGWEEDPINPYLGDDGPEIIDEAYDQPSTNMLLHCLLPGVPMDFLNANAHAPWSFMRDTDDLWNVKVVAEEDNVLDWHVPAELYDDERFFRRLKDLGIDERDDLDHFVHVLRDVGEATDWELEDMAATVEALGTPLDVETVTAEDLERFGEHWMADVNEFANLANWLDSLDEDRAEFMHRVREFRQDRPWLLEDIDVDGTEAFDYVHPVDGTVVYYGFRESPDGDEQILFVGNMEGPETTVEPTALDESIPESGWEVALASPGVESADTDSLSLDNGEAVVWTRQND
- a CDS encoding glycoside hydrolase family 13 protein; this translates as MPEPRDNPRTIEPDSATVGDGEPAWWKEAVVYEIYPQSFNDSDGDGIGDIPGIIEKVDYLDDLGIDVVWLTPPYDSPHADNGYDIRDYRSILDDFGDMADFERLLAELHDRDIRLILDMVLNHTSDEHEWFEQSRREVEGYEDYYHWVDGDPEEPPNNWTSGFGGSAWEYDEVREAWYLHLFHEKQPDLNWRNPEVRAEMQDVVEFWLEKGIDGFRLDVFNIMSKPEGYPDGDPEDDWVGMDQFADGPNIHEYYRDLYDEVISNYDVMTVGEGMNLSPREAKRYCGESGDGLNMTYHYGHTLLDYGEDGWWDIVDWEVEEMREVLTRWVQQLEVTDAWNTVYLGTHDTPRIVSRFGNDDRYHYESATMLATLLSTFPATPFVYQGDELGMTNYPWSSREEMRDADATNRVRLALEEGRAEDFADVQDVVRYRSRDNARTPMQWSDREQAGFTESEPWIPINPAHEAINAADQRGREDSILSYYQDLIDLRHDEEALAYGVYDLLAEDHPRVWAYERTLEEDTILVVLNWAGRPSRVALGDADTVRSVLACNYDDPGTDLGSLALRPYEARVYRVN
- a CDS encoding TrmB family transcriptional regulator, with translation MNESTLTTVLEDAGLSPYQAEAYVTVLELGSASATDVADKSGVPDPRIYDVLRDLEQRGYVETYEQDSLHVRAYSPESVLEDLRGRAERFEDAAKEIEGLWESPEIDSHTVSLVKRIDTVLDKAEAKIRAAENQVLVAVSQSQYVRLRDALQDAHDRGVHVRLAIYAEDSSNHSLPPESEFRTVATEVRHRSIPMPLIVLVDRTATCFAPHNLSTNRYGIIVEDRTHAYVFHWFFMAGLWESTEPLFTDEGESVPRTYVNIRNCIRDIAPLLEDGATITATIQGINVESGAEVTLEGEIVDIDYPSLEDAGRDSLFSYLGGQATIIVETDEGVSKVGGWGAVIEDYEATRIVIEDVSYE
- a CDS encoding ABC transporter ATP-binding protein, producing the protein MASVTLDHITKAYGNEIAVEDMNLEVRDSEFLTLVGPSGCGKSTTMQTIAGLTQPTEGSVYIGDRDVTNKPPKDRGIAMVFQNIALFPHMDVYDNISFGLRLRKYDQTEIEKRVDRAAEIVQLEGMMDRMPSEMSGGQRQRVAIARAIVREPDVFLMDEPLANLDAELRIHMRTQLQRLHRELDTTIIYVTHDQAQAMTMSDRIAVINNGNLQQVDPPLTCYNTPDNLFVARFIGSPAMNFFHGEGAEDGFDSEYIQMEFDPDANDVDVGQDIVLGIRPEDVYLERNRSEATRPSNTITAKVDVLEPMGDEVFSYLVLGSDVEASAEGRGEGQLLLSLDPQTPVEEGQDIEVVFDQDNVHLFDSASEQAITHRIV